tttattattttttgaaatataataatgataatgataataataataaatttcgaAAGGTAAAACCCCCATTAATTTCATCCATTCGTTGAATTAGATAGTGCATAGCGAATGAGACCGCACACGAAAGACACCTCTCATTAAGTATAAAGACCATAAACGAAAATCTCGGAAACGAGGAATTGAAACCAGACGATTAATTGAACGGTCCTGAGACGACTCACCACATGTATCACCCAGCCCAACCAGCCAGACAGCTGAGCTAACCTCTCTCCCAAACTCAGCCATAACTCATATTGTCTACTGTTAGGTAGCAAAAAGGCAAAGCCAAGCCAAGCAGAGGAAAACATGAACTCATCACCCAATCCTCCACAACCCCCTCCGCCGCAGTCTTCCACTTCCACCACCGCCACTGATGGCTCCGGCAAGAAAGTCAGGAAACCTTACACCATTACTAAGTCGCGTGAGAGCTGGACTGAAGAAGAGCACGACAAATTCCTTGAAGCTCTTCAACTGtaacttcttttttctttttttctttatattatatatatatatatatttaaagatgaaaactttcgttttttcttcttctttttttgtgaaattaaagtGAATTACGAGTACCCCAACCCATGTTTTACTGTTTCTTGGTTTTCCAAGTTTCCATCTCCTCTTTAGTGGGAAAGTTTCCTTTTCGGggggtctttttttttttttttgttcatgttGTTTCTTAGTTTCAATTCTTCTGTTTTGGCTAGTTTAGAACTTAGAAAATCTTGACCGAGTCTTTTCTTGTTTCAACTGCTAAGTGGATGCTTCGGAGAAACCGTAATGTAATTTGGTCTTCAATTCAAGTTATTTTGGAGCttaattttagttgaatttggtatAAAGCTTCCTTATCAGCTCCTGTATTGAGCCTTGTACGAGGATGCCAATGGCAATGCATTTActtcctttttttcttgtttaggATGCCAATAGCAGCTCTTGCCTTGTTCCTCTTTGTGTCTATTACCAGTTTGAGCTAATATTGTTTcgttaaagaaaaatattcatgttaGCCTATTAAATAGTTATCTTTCTTGCTGACTTAGGTTTGATCGGGActggaaaaaaattgaagattttGTCGGTTCAAAGACAGTTATCCAGGTTTTAAGAATGGAGATTTGATGTTTTGTCTTTGATCTTAGTTTTTCCATCGTTTATCTCATTCTGCTTCTGCCTTTTTCAGATTCGAAGTCATGCCCAGAAATACTTTCTGAAGGTTCAAAAGAATGGGACGATTGCGCATGTGCCGCCTCCTCGTCCCAAGCGCAAAGCTGCACATCCTTACCCTCAAAAGGCCTCCAAAAATGGTTTGGTTTTTAGAATGGATTGTGATGATATATTCTATTGACTTCTTGGGGTATGATTACATATTGACATGCTCTTATATTAGCAGTGTTAGTGCCATTACAAGCATCCATGGGTTATCCTTCATCGATAAATACCATTGCACCTGGATATGCTCCCTGGGATGAAGCTTCCATGCTGGTAAACACTGCCTCAAGTAAAATCATGTCACCACAAGATGAATTTACAGGTCTTCGAGGAACGGAAGGCATGAATTCTTCTCTCTGTTGTTTTTCCTTTGTTATAATAGTAGACGATTGGATTTCCTAAAGGAAACTTTCCAGCATTTTCTTATGCATATAACGTTACTGATTCAGCTAATATTGGATCGAAGGGCGTAGCTAAGATTAGTAACAGTGGTGTTAGTGGCATTGGAAGCTCAGGTCAAACAATATCTAATTCCGATATGTCAAAGCAAGGGAAACAAGCGTCCATGCTTCACGGTAATTGCATTTCTGTATACCATAATCAATTGTTTTCCCCAGTTACTCTGTTTGTACTTGATGGTATTGGCCAACTTTAtctttgttttgcaggtatACCTGATTTTGCTGAAGTGTATAGCTTCATTGGGAGTGTCTTTGATCCAGACACTGATGGGCACGTACAAAAACTCAAAGAGATGGATCCCATAAATTTTGAAACTGTAAGTAAAAATTTGCATTTATTGTATCTGTCATGAGATGCCCTAATTTATGTTACATGGAAGTCgtaaataaaaaccataaaagaaACTTGTCAGATGAATTTGTTTGCAGTCGGTTTTGTCCATAACCACTCAATAAGGTTTGCAAAGCAGTATCTCTAGGAATAACTGATGATAATCTAATCTGTTTAAAATTGTAATTGGCCGGTGAAACTTATAGAACCAGAAGACATAACTGAACATGACTTTTGATTCATGTGTCTTATCTGCCTTATAAAATTCATCTTGTTCTAAATGGAGTTACTGTAtgtatttccttttcttatccTGTGCAGGTTTTGTTACTGATGAGAAACCTCACTGTTAACTTGTGTAGTCCAGATTTTGAGCCAATTGTAAGTATTCTTATCCTACTGCACCCCCAAGAAACTGCTTTCAACTTTCTGTTTTTGTTCTTCCTTTCGATGTAAAAATTTCTAACGAGTATGTCGCCActtcaaattgcattttgtctagAATGCTTGAGTACTCTTATATTTCAATTCCTTCCGGGTTACTTgaacaatagaaaataaatatatacatacacatatatattattgaaagaCTGTTGTTAAATGTTTGACTAACTATTCTCCTTGTTTGTTGCAGAGGAAGGTCCTATCTTCATATGATGTCGGCACAAACACGGTGGGAGTTACCAAAGGAATTATTCCCCAAAACCAAATGAATGATATATTGTGTTAAGGTGTTTATTATGTAGGATTTTCGGGCAACTACGTTCCTCTCATATTATACTTCTCCAATGCTGCCCCCAGAACAGAATCTGTTTTCTGTTGATTGCTATCTTAAATCTAAAGCGAGTGATGGGAATTAGGGGCAGCATCCTTCGAGGTTTACCAGGTGGAGAAGTTGCAGCCAGCAGCCTATAGAAAATGCTGGAAACGATGAGTGGAAGCAAGGTTCTCTACTAAGAACTTTCAAGCTCCTCGTAATCTTGCAAGATCAAATGGAATGGTTGTCACCTTGTTCTTACCTGTTAACCagataaattgtgtatattcTTGTGAGGTCCGTCTTTTAGCCGTAATTGCGCTGTATGGCTTAGTATAGAAGTGAAGTACGAGAATTCAAAGATATGTGTAATAAGGATCATGATTCTGCCGTTTGAATGTAGGTAGAAGGATCTCCATAACAAAATATGATAGATTTCTTATCTATTCTCATATtggtttattaaattataaccTTAGTTATGGCATGACGGACGGTACAAAGATGAATGGCGCCAAGTTGCTGATATTCACGAGCTCATGGAAGAAAACTCACATTGATTAGCCAAACTGTAGCCACTTAAATCACAAGAATCGTGAGCCACATACTCCTTCACTCTTTGCAACTTGATTAAGAAATCAATATTCTCGCCTTATCCTCGTCCAACTCCAGGAGTATCCCATGAAAGTATTACAATTTGAAGATTGGGTATAAAATGTAGGGTTTATATACTATTTAGTACCTAAGTTTGGCTTCAAGATTCATTTTAGtacctgaatttttttttgtcccaatttgGTACATGAGTTTGACTTCAACatttaatttggtacttaagtgattttttttttatttgttccaattaaatacttttttttactaGAGCATACATGCCAAACATTCATTGGACCGCATTATGTCGTGTGAtctaggtaccaaattgaacctCTAAATCAAACTTAGAtactaaatataaattaactcTAAAATATAAATCCCTATATTAAACCTCCATTAAATAGTTATGTTGTAATACATGCATCACTtgtttaaatgcaaattcatgTATAGATAATGATTAGAAGTGTGCATGGGTCGGGTCGAGTACAACCAAAATCTTAAGCTTGTTTGCTAGGCTTAGATCCAATtcagcccaaaaaatgggcttaaaattttgccctAGCCCAGCGCAGACTAAAACCCAGACTTGACCCACctgtaataattaaaaaaaaatataatacatcaaaaatactaaaaacattaaaataaatatttcccaacaaattgaaaataaattttaaaaaatatgtatacttaaataacactacgataaaaacaaaattaataataaaatacaatatccaaacaataacaacagaatagtagtaatataataatgaaatagtagcaaaatagtaagaaaacaacaagaaaatagcagCAAAACGttaaaaaaatggtaattttctttttgcaaatttGAGCTGTCGGGTTGGACTCAGACAAAAAAAAGCCTTACCTGAGACCAAGTCTGTTTGGAAAATGgatcttatttttttttgtttaaactcatttttcaagactatatttttacctaaactcTCTCACTTTTCAAGCGACTCGGCCTGACCCATGAACAGATCTAGTAATAATGTATTAGTTTATTAAATGTACCTCTTCTATGTGTTTATGATTAGAAATCTTATATAAGaacaagcaaataaaaaaaaatattagcttaAAATATGTTGTTTGTCCGTACtctttgataaaattagaatagTCCCTACATTAGTAcacttaaaagttaaaaataagtcatttactttttttatttaagattctCAGTCcaagcattaaaatcataagtgatttttgtcaaaatttattaactttaaattttgattaggttaTACTCATATAACGTGGCATATGATTGatgaaaataaacatgttaattaataaattttgatgaaacTATGAACgatgataataattaaactaagatttttaaaattgaaaaaggaaaagaattaaatttttaattttaaagtatatgaatcaaatctcaaattctataaatatatatatatatttgtttaattttcttttttattcttctcaGAGGCCTTGGAGTTGTCCAGTATATAGCAGCAAGTCAAAACCGTTTTTGATATAAACCAGTCCTTAATAAccccatttttcttttgatggaATGAATACCCTCTTGGCATATAGAAAATTGCTTATAAAGGTAATCAAACCAAAACTTCgggtttttcataaaaataactccaaactttttattaattataaaaaatagtctatttttttattatatacataaatgacTTAAAATGAATAGTGAAGATCGATGGAGTCAAAGAGATTGACATCACgggttttttattaaaataatacaaaagaaataaaaatataccaaaataatataaaaaaatttatttaccaaaatatgccaaaaaaaaaactgaaggaGGGTAATGGAATGGCGGCACCGGTGGTGCTATTCCCATTGGCGGCacatgattaaaatgtaattatctGCAGTTTTAAGGAcctgacatgcaaatttaccatttttaattttgaaagtgaattggtgCCGCCTGTGTCTCAGCGCCAAAGCTGAAACTTGGCTAATTGCTTTCTAAGCccttcttatttattattttctttttattcccccttcaactcacttttttatttaataaacaagccctcaacctatttttgtagttaaataagctcttaatctatgatttttactcataaaagccctttattttattattaaagtaaatatattttacctaaagtaaagctatttaaaaagtataaactaattagcattttatgaattattttggtaatttgatgagaatagtttattaaataaaaattttactttaattaaatctaatattagttaagtgataattaagatacttagaattctaattaagtaataactctattttactttaataaaagtAGCATCgtcaaatttttaactaataacaataatttataattataattatcacaatattttgtcttttcctatattttatgcttagagttctatttaaataacaattctattttaaaattagcagaatatttttaataataattgcaatttaaattataattattttgaaatatataattctcacaacttctattaaattataattatttttaaatttataaagagtatttatatataaaaatatttttatttaattaaaaacttgaattcttattattttaaattcatccaattatattcaatgattttatagatttatagttttattaattaataatatattatgttttcttttaagtaGAGCCTTTATAATAtatgaccaaattaattaatttcacattaatatattattattttaattaatcttactttttattattatataataatattaataaattattattctaatgtagtttagtaatataattaacaataaaggaTATTTTTGTCGGTTCAAAAGTTTTTTCAAGACtcgtgcttttatatatattgtagatagatatttttatgatttttatcgGAGATATGAAAGATTAAATCACAGCCTATCATATTTCGTCATCTAATTGGTCcgttaattgattttaatggttaatgtaacgaaatgtgaaaattattaGTGTaagagcttaattaatttttcaggtTAATGATAAGGGATCAACTGGGTTCAAATTAAGTCAAGGGGCTTAGTaactttttttggttttttcttaAGGGACTATTATAGCTATAAGCCTTTGATAAatgtagtaatttttttatttaataaactattctcatcaaattattaaaataatacataaaatgcgaattagtttatacttttttagatagctttactttaggtaaaatttatttactttaataataaaaaagggattttatgagtaaaaatcatagattaagagcttatttaactacaaaaaataggttgagggcttgtttattaaataaaaaagtgagttgaagggggaataaaaagaaaataataaataaggagggcttagaaggcaattagccaaGTTTCAGCTTTGGTGCTGACACACCCACATGCGGcaccaattcactttcaaattttaaaatggtaaatttgcatgtcaggtccttgaaactgcagatagttacattttagtcctgtGCCGCCAATGAGAATGGCACCACCGGTGCCACCAATGAGAATGGCACCATCGGTGCCGCCATTCCATTACCctcctttagtttttttttggtatattttggtaaataatttttttatattattttggtattttttatttcttttgtattattttagtaaaaaaaccCTTGACATCACCCACTTGCTATGTCAGCCAACCATTGACtgttagaattaaaaaaatcaatttttgggTGTTGATAATCTATTTAGCGTCACCTGTATAAATACCACCTCCAATGCTAATATTTTCGTGggccaaaaaataaattttggggaGGTGCCAACCTATTTGGCGTGATCAATGGTAGAATAGTGGTGAAACCAAATAGATTGGTGTCACCACTTTTATTGTGTTAGACTTTTTTtgaagtaattttaatttttttaaactcaaattattattatcttttattttgtgGCAACATGGTGGTGACGCCATTCACTATGGGCaccaccaaataaaaaaataatttgagtttaaaaaaaataaaaatcacttaaaaaagTCTGATACAATAAAATTGGTAACACTAATCTATTTGACTCCACCACTATTCTACCATTGATTACACCAATAGACTGAAACCTccccaatatttattttctggCACACGAAAATACTGGTATTAGAAGTGGTATTTATATAGGTGAATAAGTGGTTGACAACAcctaaaaaattgattttttttactgcTAGCGGCCAATGATTAGTTGATGTGGCAAGTAAGTGGCTCCAATTTCTTTGATTCCacccatttttactatttattttaggtcatttacgtatataataataataaaaaaatttagataatttttataaaactccCCCTCCAAAACTTTCATGTTTATAATCATGGATTACCCGTTTTCTATTGCTTTTGCTGATCCCACTATGATTTTAGCATCTTCTTGTATGAGtgttcttaaaattaaaactttattgaataatatttttaagagataaatatcaaatttatatatgaattttgatttagtataattatacacataaaatttaaattgtggtttatatgtatacacaaaattttgattttgattcaactatacacatttaaaaaatgaattcatagatttattttcacattagattaatataattatttttgtatgcaATATATCAGTACAATAGTGTTAATTCGATAATATTGTtagtaatttgtgaaaattgcattaaattataatttcttgtataaaattacacaaaatcaaaattcatataagacattatatatttatattgatctctattatttatatttggtcAACATGAGAATTAATTGGCTGGTTAGAATAAGTGGATTCTAAAATTGCTTTCTCTATTTGTATACACTGATTTGCAAACCATATCTTTGTATTTAATAGGATGTTTATCCTTGATTATCTGTACGAATTATGCATTTCACCGATGATCACGTTTATTgcataattcaatatcattcaagtaaaattataaatttaatcgaATTCTATACGGCTGTAAAAGATAGTGTGAGCAGCTGAAAATGATACTCAACATCAACattatactataaaatatatatctatttGATCCTATCCTATTTCCGTAGGACACTGTCCTACATGTAGAAGGTAAACAAGAACTGAAGATACAAAAAGGAATCATGGAAATGGAAAACGGAAAAGGCAGGCAGGCAGGCAAATGGGATAGGATGGATGGAGGATGCCGTTGAGAAACTGACAAATTCTGGGATGGCGACTGTCCATGTGGCCAAAACTTGAATACATGTTGACCATGCGGCGACCCACAGTGGCTGATACTCTCACGTTTACTTCACTTTGACCCTAGCTTTGGCCCCGCCTTTGCACATGGATTTATCCTTATTTTGTCTCTGTTTCTCCACCTTGTTTTGTCTTTACTTGCCTATGTGGACCCTTCTCTTTTTCATCATTAGAGAAGatgaaatcttttgttttttcttctatAAAGGTGCATTTCATAAACTAAAAAGTAATAAGATACATCGGAGAGCTGTTAAGATCAGCTTGAGCAAAAGAAATTGTATGTGTGCAATTGGAATGCTCTATGTGCTCCAATTTCAAAAGGGGGAATAGGTTTGCGGCAAGCATAGTAGGTAAATGATGCCCTACTATGTAAACAGGCCTGGGGATTATTCATTGAAACGAAAAATCTAGCGATTCTGCTAGTTATTTTTATAACGTCACTAAAAAGAATAGGGATTACCGGCTATTAAAAACCTTACAGAACGGTAGAGGAACCGATGTACACTCTAGTACGGCTAATGTAGTTTGTATAGTAGATAACTCTCTCCATGTTTACGATACTCATGCTACGATGCATCCTAACATAATAGAGTACAACTTAGTAGGTACTTTTAATCTTGAAGACAACATTGTTAAGAAGGACAATTACGAATCCTAAATATGATCGAGGCATGGAaaataccaaaaagaaaagtacTTGCGGATTAAAAGTGTTGGTAGATTAACAGTACCTGCTAAGTTGTACTCCATTTTGTTAGGATGCATGAGTATTGTAAACATGGAGAAAGTTATCTACTATGCAAACTATGTTAGCCGTACCAAAGTGTATAACGATACCTTTCATGCAGATGCCTCTACCTTTCACTAAGCTTTTTAATAGTCAGACCCTTCCAACACTTGGAAACAACATTGTTAGGAGACGCAACCACAAACACCGAATATCAACTATAAAACGAACATAGAGAATATTAAAAGGAAGATGGTCTTTGGAAACTTTTATTGCCATTCATGTTGTGCGAATAGGGTAAAAAAGAATagattattgtactaaaaaatcacactagcTGCAATTTACAGGAAAAATT
The window above is part of the Gossypium raimondii isolate GPD5lz chromosome 9, ASM2569854v1, whole genome shotgun sequence genome. Proteins encoded here:
- the LOC105799894 gene encoding protein REVEILLE 8 isoform X2, encoding MNSSPNPPQPPPPQSSTSTTATDGSGKKVRKPYTITKSRESWTEEEHDKFLEALQLFDRDWKKIEDFVGSKTVIQIRSHAQKYFLKVQKNGTIAHVPPPRPKRKAAHPYPQKASKNVLVPLQASMGYPSSINTIAPGYAPWDEASMLVNTASSKIMSPQDEFTGLRGTEANIGSKGVAKISNSGVSGIGSSGQTISNSDMSKQGKQASMLHGIPDFAEVYSFIGSVFDPDTDGHVQKLKEMDPINFETVLLLMRNLTVNLCSPDFEPIRKVLSSYDVGTNTVGVTKGIIPQNQMNDILC
- the LOC105799894 gene encoding protein REVEILLE 8 isoform X1; translated protein: MNSSPNPPQPPPPQSSTSTTATDGSGKKVRKPYTITKSRESWTEEEHDKFLEALQLFDRDWKKIEDFVGSKTVIQIRSHAQKYFLKVQKNGTIAHVPPPRPKRKAAHPYPQKASKNAVLVPLQASMGYPSSINTIAPGYAPWDEASMLVNTASSKIMSPQDEFTGLRGTEANIGSKGVAKISNSGVSGIGSSGQTISNSDMSKQGKQASMLHGIPDFAEVYSFIGSVFDPDTDGHVQKLKEMDPINFETVLLLMRNLTVNLCSPDFEPIRKVLSSYDVGTNTVGVTKGIIPQNQMNDILC